A stretch of DNA from Pseudomonas sp. HN11:
GGTGCCACGGCGCCAGGCCAGGCCTACGTCGAGGGTCTGGCTGAGGTCGGCAATCGGCCGGGCTTCGATAATGTCGCCCTCAAGCGACCAGGGCCGATAGGTCATGTCCGGTTGGATCGATACGCCCAGGCCCGCTGCCACCAGGCTTCGCACGGCTTCGGTGGAGGCGGTGCGCAAGGTCACGCGCGGTTGCAGGCCTGCGCCAGTCCACATGCGCTGGGCGTTGTGGCCCATTTCGTCCACGTTCAGCTGGATCAACGGTTCGCGTGCCACGTCGGCCAGGTTGATGCTGTCGTTTTCCAGCAGGGGGTGTTGTGCGGGTAGCCATAAGCGGTGGGGCGAATGGGTAAGCACTTCGGTTTGCAGTGCGTGTCGGTCCTCCAGGTTGGAGAGGATCAACACGCCGACGTCGATTTCGCCGCTGACCAGTAAATGCTCGATGTACGGGCGCTCGTCCTCCATCACGCGGATTTCCACATTGGGATAGGCGCGCTGGAAGCGGGTCAGCAGGTCGGCGAGGTAATAACCGGCCACCAGGCTCGTTACGCCAATGATCAACTGCCCGGCGACCTGGTCGGTGCTCTGCTGCAGGCTGCGCTTGGCGTTGTCGACAGTGGCGAGGATCAGGTGCGCCTGGCGCAGGAATTGATGGCCCTGGTGGGTCAGGGTCATGCCCTTGGCGTGACGATTGAACAGATTGACGCCGATCTCCTGCTCCAGTTGCTGGATCGCCAGGGTCAGGGTCGATTGGGAAATGAACGCTGTTTGCGCGGCAGCGGAGATCGAGCCGGTCTCGGCCACGGCGATAAAATGCCGGATTTGACGCAAGGTCATCATGCTGGAATTACCAGTGGGGTGTTTTTATAGATTTTTTCGAGTGTATATCGATTTAAGTGAAGGGCAGCAGCAAGCTTCAAGCCGCAAGCGTTGCGTTACATCTGGAAGCACTCTAGATCGGGGCTTTTTGGCACTTAGTTTTACGCTGAGGGCCTATTGGTCCTATGAACCCTAGTGTCTGGAGGCTACGAATGAATACCCGTGGATTGCTCGATCAGTTGCTCAAGTCCGGCCAGGACATGCTGCAAAACAAGGCTGGCGGCCAGCGTAAACAGGACGATAAAGGCGCATTGGGTGGCTTGCTCGGCGGCGGTGGCCTTGGCAGCCTGCTCGGTGGTGCAGGCGGCGGCGCCCTGGCAGCCGGTGCCATGGGCCTGCTGCTGGGTAACAAGAAGGCGCGCAAATTCGGCGGCAAGGCCCTGACCTACGGCGGTCTGGCAGCCTTGGGCGTCATCGCCTACAAAGCCTACGGCAACTGGCAGGCCAATCAGGCAAGCGCACCCCAGGGCGAGCCGCAAACCATCGACCGCCTGCCACCGGCCCAGGTTGAGCAACACAGCCAGGGCATCCTCAAGGCACTGGTCGCCGCCGCCAAGGCTGACGGCCATGTGGACGAACGCGAGCGCGCGCTGATCGAAGGCGAATTCACCAAGCTGGATAACGACCGCGAATTGCAAAGCTGGCTGCACGCTGAACTCAACAAACCTCTCGACCCGGCCGATGTGGCACGGGCTGCTGGCACCCCGGAAATGGCCGCCGAGATGTACATCGCCAGCGTGATGTTGGTGGACGAAGAAAACTTTATGGAGAAGGCTTACCTCGATGAACTGGCGCGGCAACTGAAACTGGAGCCGGGTTTGAAGCTGGAACTGGAAAAACAGGTTCGGCTGAATCAATAGGCTCGGGCCTGAGACGATCAAAATGTGGGAGCGGACTTGCTCCCACATTTGCATTCTGTGAGCGCTACATTAAAACCCGTTGATAAATGAGGGCTTCTGCTCAGCTATACTCCCCCGCATTTGATCGGCCCTTCGAGGAATTACTGTGAAGAACTGGACCTTGCGCCAACGGATCTTGGCAAGCTTTGCGGTCATTATCGCCATCATGCTGTTAATGGTTGTGGTCTCCTATTCACGGTTGCTGAAGATCGAAACCAGCGAAGTCGCGGTGCGCGATGATGCGGTGCCGGGGGTTTACCTCAGTTCCATGATCCGCAGCGCGTGGGTCGACAGCTACCTGCAAACCCTCGAATTACTTGGCCTGCGTGAAAACAAGCAGTTGAGCGACGCCGACCGTGCCGAGTTCAAGTCCTTCGAAGCACGCATCCTGCAGCAGATGGATAACTACGAAAAAACCATCTCCGGCGGTGACGATCGGTCCGAGTTCGACAAATTCGAAACCCTGCACCAGGCCTACAACAAGAGCCTGTCCACCGTGCTCGACAGCTTGCAACGCGGTGACCTGGCCACCGCGCGTAAAGAGTTCGACGCCCAGTTGACGCCGACCTGGACCGCAGGCCGCATGAAGCTCAACGACATCATCACCGAGAACAAGAACGTCGCCGACCGTGCAACCAACGCGATCGATGACGCGGTATCCGCCGCGAAAATCAGCATGTTCGTGTCTCTGGTCGTGGCGATCCTTGCCGCTGGCCTGTGCGGTCTGCTGCTGATGCGCGCGATCATGGCGCCGATGCAGCGCATCGTCGCCATCCTAGAAACCATGCGCGACGGCGACCTGAGCAAGCGCTTGAACCTGGAGCGCAAGGACGAGTTTGGCGCAGTGGAAACCGGCTTCAACGACATGATGACCGAGCTGACCGCTCTGGTGTCCCAGGCCCAGCGCTCGTCGGTGCAGGTGACCACCTCGGTCACCGAAATTGCCGCCACCTCCAAGCAGCAACAGGCCACCGCCACTGAAACCGCCGCGACCACCACCGAAATCGGCGCCACCTCCCGTGAGATCGCGGCCACGTCCAAGGACCTGGTGCGCACCATGACCGAAGTTTCCACCGCCGCCGATCAGGCCTCGGTCGCCGCCGGTTCCGGCCAGCAAGGCCTGGCGCGCATGGAAGAAACCATG
This window harbors:
- a CDS encoding LysR family transcriptional regulator — protein: MMTLRQIRHFIAVAETGSISAAAQTAFISQSTLTLAIQQLEQEIGVNLFNRHAKGMTLTHQGHQFLRQAHLILATVDNAKRSLQQSTDQVAGQLIIGVTSLVAGYYLADLLTRFQRAYPNVEIRVMEDERPYIEHLLVSGEIDVGVLILSNLEDRHALQTEVLTHSPHRLWLPAQHPLLENDSINLADVAREPLIQLNVDEMGHNAQRMWTGAGLQPRVTLRTASTEAVRSLVAAGLGVSIQPDMTYRPWSLEGDIIEARPIADLSQTLDVGLAWRRGTARPALVDPFLTVAREQPHPRKPSI
- a CDS encoding tellurite resistance TerB family protein — its product is MNTRGLLDQLLKSGQDMLQNKAGGQRKQDDKGALGGLLGGGGLGSLLGGAGGGALAAGAMGLLLGNKKARKFGGKALTYGGLAALGVIAYKAYGNWQANQASAPQGEPQTIDRLPPAQVEQHSQGILKALVAAAKADGHVDERERALIEGEFTKLDNDRELQSWLHAELNKPLDPADVARAAGTPEMAAEMYIASVMLVDEENFMEKAYLDELARQLKLEPGLKLELEKQVRLNQ
- a CDS encoding methyl-accepting chemotaxis protein; the protein is MKNWTLRQRILASFAVIIAIMLLMVVVSYSRLLKIETSEVAVRDDAVPGVYLSSMIRSAWVDSYLQTLELLGLRENKQLSDADRAEFKSFEARILQQMDNYEKTISGGDDRSEFDKFETLHQAYNKSLSTVLDSLQRGDLATARKEFDAQLTPTWTAGRMKLNDIITENKNVADRATNAIDDAVSAAKISMFVSLVVAILAAGLCGLLLMRAIMAPMQRIVAILETMRDGDLSKRLNLERKDEFGAVETGFNDMMTELTALVSQAQRSSVQVTTSVTEIAATSKQQQATATETAATTTEIGATSREIAATSKDLVRTMTEVSTAADQASVAAGSGQQGLARMEETMHSVMGAADLVNAKLAILNEKAGNINQVVVTIVKVADQTNLLSLNAAIEAEKAGEYGRGFAVVATEVRRLADQTAVATYDIEQMVREIQSAVSAGVMGMDKFSEEVRRGMFEVQQVGEQLSQIIHQVQALAPRVLMVNEGMQAQATGAEQINHALVQLGDASSQTVESLRQASFAIDELSQVAVGLRSGVSRFKV